A genomic stretch from Sphingobacterium sp. ML3W includes:
- the rpoB gene encoding DNA-directed RNA polymerase subunit beta has product MANNNIQQERINFATSKKVLEYPDFLDVQLESFKEFFQLETTSDNRHQEGLFKVFSENFPISDSRNIFVLEFLDYFIDPPRYDIQECIERGLTYSVPLKAKLKLSCNDEEHEDFETIVQDVYLGTIPYMTPKGTFVVNGAERVIVSQLHRSPGVFFGQSRHTNGTKLYSARVIPFKGSWIEFATDVNNVMYAYIDRKKKFPVTTLLRAIGYDSDKDILELFDLADEVKVSKSGLKKYVGRRLAARVLKKWVEDFVDEDTGEVVSIDRNEIILERETVLEEDHIDLIIEAGVKSIILAKDDESNNADYSIIYNTLQKDTSNSEKEAVEHIYRQLRNAEPPDEETARGIIDRLFFSDKRYDLGDVGRYRINRKLKLGTPDETKVLTREDIIAIVKYLINLINSKAEVDDIDHLSNRRVRTVGEQLYAQFGVGLSRMARTIRERMNIRDNEVFTPTDLINARTLSSVINSFFGTNQLSQFMDQTNPLAEITHKRRLSALGPGGLSRERAGFEVRDVHYTHYGRLCTIETPEGPNIGLISSLAVHAKINHLGFIETPYRKVKDGVVVVDQPVVYLSAEDEDGKTIAQANALYDDKGNFEDAKVKARYEGDFPIIEPEMLDYMDVAPNQITSIAASLIPFLEHDDANRALMGSNMQRQAVPVLRPQAPIVGTGLEGRVAKDSRTLINAEGHGVVEYVDADEIKIRYDRNDDDRLVSFDDDVRTYKLIKFKKTNQNTCMNLKPIIKKGQRVEPGQVLCEGYATENGELALGRNLKVAFMPWQGYNFEDAIVISERVAKEDWFTSLHIEEFELEVRDTKRGEEELTADIPNVSEEATKDLDENGIIRIGAEVGGGDILIGKITPKGESDPSPEEKLLRAIFGDKAGDVKDASLKTPPSLKGVVIDTKLFSRAKKMSKEVERKTLEKLEVAHDRAVKSLKDRLVEKLFIVVNGKTSQGVYNVYKELLVAKGAKFTQKILAELEYNNINPMGWTTDEDKNELIKMALHNYNIKINEELGSFKRDKFAVSVGDELPSGIVQMAKVYVAKKRKLKVGDKMAGRHGNKGIVARIVRDEDMPFLEDGTPVDIVLNPLGVPSRMNLGQIYETVLGWAGQKLGIKFATPIFDGAEMDQVQDWVAKAGLPKSGRTYLYNGLTGDRFDQPTTVGVIYMLKLGHMVDDKMHARSIGPYSLITQQPLGGKAQFGGQRFGEMEVWALEAFGASNILQEILTVKSDDVVGRAKTYEAIVKGNNLPTPSVPESFNVLVHELRGLGLDITLD; this is encoded by the coding sequence TTGGCAAACAATAATATTCAACAAGAAAGAATAAACTTTGCAACAAGTAAGAAAGTATTGGAATATCCAGATTTCTTAGATGTGCAATTGGAATCTTTCAAGGAGTTTTTTCAACTAGAAACTACTTCTGACAACCGCCATCAGGAAGGGCTGTTCAAGGTATTCTCGGAAAACTTCCCTATTTCTGATTCAAGAAACATTTTTGTGCTAGAGTTTTTGGATTATTTCATTGATCCACCACGTTATGATATCCAAGAGTGTATCGAACGCGGCTTGACTTATAGCGTTCCTCTAAAGGCTAAGTTAAAGTTATCTTGTAATGATGAAGAACACGAAGATTTCGAAACTATTGTTCAGGATGTATATTTAGGGACTATCCCTTATATGACTCCTAAAGGTACTTTCGTGGTAAATGGTGCAGAGCGTGTCATCGTATCGCAATTACACCGTTCACCGGGCGTTTTCTTTGGTCAAAGTAGACACACAAATGGTACTAAACTTTATTCTGCAAGGGTAATTCCTTTCAAAGGGTCTTGGATCGAATTCGCTACAGACGTAAACAACGTCATGTATGCTTATATCGACCGTAAAAAGAAATTCCCAGTTACTACCTTATTGCGTGCGATCGGTTACGATTCAGATAAAGATATCTTAGAATTGTTTGACCTAGCTGATGAAGTAAAAGTTAGTAAATCTGGTCTTAAGAAATATGTTGGCCGTCGTCTTGCGGCTAGGGTATTAAAAAAATGGGTAGAAGATTTTGTGGATGAGGATACTGGTGAAGTAGTATCTATCGACCGTAACGAAATTATCCTTGAACGTGAAACTGTTCTAGAAGAAGATCACATTGATTTGATTATCGAAGCTGGCGTTAAGTCTATTATCTTAGCGAAAGACGATGAGTCAAATAATGCAGATTATTCTATTATATATAATACTTTACAAAAAGATACTTCCAATTCAGAAAAAGAGGCTGTAGAGCATATCTATCGTCAATTGCGTAACGCTGAACCACCAGATGAGGAAACTGCTCGTGGTATCATCGATCGCTTGTTCTTCTCTGATAAACGTTATGACTTAGGTGATGTAGGTCGTTACCGTATCAACCGTAAGTTGAAATTGGGTACACCAGATGAGACTAAGGTCTTGACGCGTGAAGATATCATTGCAATCGTGAAGTATTTGATCAACCTGATCAACTCCAAAGCTGAGGTGGATGATATTGACCACTTGTCAAATCGTCGTGTACGTACAGTTGGTGAGCAATTATATGCTCAATTTGGTGTGGGTCTATCTCGTATGGCGCGTACAATCCGTGAGCGTATGAACATCAGAGATAACGAGGTGTTTACACCAACAGATTTGATTAATGCACGTACTTTATCGTCAGTAATCAATTCGTTCTTTGGTACCAACCAGTTGTCTCAGTTCATGGACCAAACTAACCCTCTTGCTGAAATTACGCACAAGCGTCGTTTGTCAGCTTTAGGTCCAGGAGGTCTTTCTCGTGAGCGCGCAGGTTTCGAGGTTCGTGACGTTCACTATACACACTACGGTCGTCTTTGTACAATCGAAACACCAGAGGGACCAAACATCGGTTTGATTTCTTCTTTGGCTGTACATGCAAAAATCAACCATTTAGGTTTTATTGAAACTCCTTACCGTAAGGTAAAAGATGGTGTTGTTGTTGTAGACCAACCTGTGGTATACTTGTCAGCTGAGGATGAAGATGGTAAAACAATTGCACAAGCAAATGCTTTGTATGATGACAAAGGTAATTTTGAAGATGCAAAGGTAAAAGCCAGATACGAAGGTGACTTCCCAATTATCGAGCCTGAAATGCTTGACTATATGGACGTTGCTCCAAACCAAATTACATCTATTGCGGCTTCATTGATTCCTTTCTTGGAGCACGATGATGCCAACCGTGCATTGATGGGATCCAACATGCAACGTCAGGCTGTGCCTGTATTGCGTCCGCAGGCTCCTATCGTAGGTACTGGTCTTGAAGGTCGTGTAGCGAAAGATTCACGTACATTGATCAATGCCGAAGGTCATGGTGTGGTTGAATATGTAGATGCTGATGAAATTAAAATCCGTTACGACAGAAACGATGATGATCGTTTAGTATCATTTGATGATGATGTCAGAACATATAAATTGATCAAATTCAAGAAAACTAACCAGAATACTTGTATGAACTTGAAGCCTATCATTAAGAAAGGTCAACGAGTTGAACCAGGACAGGTATTGTGTGAAGGTTATGCTACTGAAAATGGTGAATTAGCATTGGGTCGTAACTTAAAGGTAGCGTTCATGCCTTGGCAAGGATATAACTTTGAGGATGCGATCGTAATTTCTGAGCGTGTAGCGAAAGAAGACTGGTTTACTTCTCTTCACATTGAAGAATTCGAACTTGAAGTTCGTGATACAAAACGTGGTGAAGAAGAGTTAACAGCTGATATTCCTAACGTATCTGAAGAAGCGACGAAAGACTTAGATGAAAACGGTATTATCCGTATCGGTGCTGAAGTTGGTGGTGGTGATATCTTGATCGGTAAAATCACGCCTAAAGGTGAGTCTGATCCTTCTCCAGAGGAGAAATTATTACGTGCAATCTTTGGTGACAAAGCTGGTGACGTGAAAGATGCTTCATTGAAAACTCCACCTTCATTAAAAGGTGTTGTTATCGATACGAAGTTATTCTCTCGTGCGAAGAAAATGTCTAAAGAAGTTGAACGTAAAACTTTAGAGAAATTAGAGGTTGCTCACGATAGAGCTGTTAAATCATTGAAAGACCGTTTGGTGGAGAAATTATTCATTGTAGTGAATGGTAAAACAAGCCAAGGTGTGTACAATGTATATAAAGAGTTGTTAGTTGCTAAAGGTGCTAAGTTTACACAAAAAATCTTAGCTGAATTAGAATACAACAACATCAACCCAATGGGATGGACAACTGACGAAGATAAAAACGAGTTGATCAAAATGGCCCTTCATAATTACAATATTAAAATTAATGAAGAATTAGGTTCATTCAAACGTGATAAATTCGCAGTATCTGTTGGGGATGAGCTTCCATCAGGAATCGTGCAGATGGCGAAAGTTTACGTAGCTAAGAAACGTAAATTGAAAGTAGGGGATAAGATGGCAGGTCGTCACGGTAACAAAGGTATTGTTGCACGTATCGTACGTGATGAAGATATGCCATTCTTGGAAGATGGTACTCCGGTTGATATCGTGTTGAACCCATTAGGGGTACCTTCACGGATGAACTTGGGTCAGATCTATGAAACTGTATTAGGTTGGGCTGGTCAAAAATTGGGTATTAAATTTGCTACACCAATCTTTGACGGTGCTGAGATGGATCAAGTACAAGACTGGGTTGCGAAAGCTGGTTTACCAAAATCAGGTCGTACATATTTGTACAATGGATTGACAGGTGACCGTTTCGATCAACCAACAACAGTAGGTGTAATCTACATGTTGAAATTAGGTCACATGGTTGATGATAAAATGCACGCACGTTCAATCGGTCCTTACTCATTGATCACACAACAACCTCTGGGTGGTAAAGCACAATTCGGTGGTCAGCGTTTTGGTGAGATGGAGGTTTGGGCATTGGAAGCATTTGGTGCATCTAACATCCTTCAAGAGATCTTGACCGTGAAATCGGATGACGTAGTTGGTCGTGCCAAAACTTACGAAGCAATCGTTAAGGGCAACAACCTTCCGACACCATCGGTACCAGAATCGTTCAACGTATTGGTACACGAGTTGCGCGGATTGGGTCTAGATATCACATTGGATTAA
- a CDS encoding fibronectin type III domain-containing protein, with protein MAKTKALIGFVKMKDDELMILGNTVINAMTGNSNFTTPSPALDDIKTLLEDFSVKLAIARKRGSPEDTARKDESKEPLAEALQQLAYYVNSVAKGHLSTLLSSGFPTSAPAVGSIIPAQVQGVKVSDGRQSGQLRLDFESQGRAAKLYEYCYRKVETPEAEWSDRLTTTSSRGNIIAPLEVAQLYEFKVRAVNSKGAGDWSQTETILVR; from the coding sequence ATGGCTAAAACAAAAGCACTGATCGGTTTTGTCAAAATGAAAGATGATGAACTGATGATTTTAGGAAATACGGTCATCAATGCGATGACTGGCAACAGTAATTTTACAACACCTAGCCCCGCACTGGATGATATCAAAACCCTGCTTGAAGACTTTTCGGTCAAACTGGCAATAGCCCGCAAACGAGGATCGCCGGAGGATACCGCACGTAAGGATGAAAGCAAAGAGCCGCTGGCCGAAGCTTTGCAGCAACTGGCTTATTATGTCAATAGCGTAGCAAAGGGGCATCTCTCCACCTTATTGAGTTCAGGCTTTCCGACGAGTGCACCAGCTGTCGGCAGTATAATCCCGGCTCAGGTCCAGGGCGTGAAAGTCTCTGATGGAAGGCAATCGGGACAGCTGAGGCTGGATTTTGAATCCCAGGGCAGAGCGGCAAAGTTATATGAGTACTGCTATCGGAAAGTGGAAACGCCCGAAGCGGAGTGGAGTGACCGCCTGACGACAACCTCCTCACGCGGTAATATCATAGCGCCGTTGGAAGTGGCTCAGCTGTATGAATTTAAAGTCCGTGCAGTGAATAGCAAGGGAGCGGGCGACTGGAGCCAAACAGAAACTATATTGGTTCGATAG
- the rplK gene encoding 50S ribosomal protein L11 has translation MAKEVSALVKLQVKGGAANPSPPVGPALGAKGVNIMDFCKQFNARTQDKPGQVLPVVITVYADKSFDFIIKTPPVAVQLKDAAKLKSGSGEPNRKKVAAITWEQVETIAKDKMPDLNAFTVEAAMRMVAGTARSMGITVSGNAPWNN, from the coding sequence ATGGCAAAAGAAGTCAGTGCGTTAGTAAAATTACAAGTTAAGGGCGGAGCTGCGAATCCTTCACCTCCAGTAGGACCTGCATTAGGTGCTAAAGGTGTGAATATCATGGATTTCTGTAAGCAGTTCAACGCTCGTACGCAAGACAAACCAGGTCAAGTATTGCCTGTTGTCATTACAGTTTACGCGGATAAGTCATTTGATTTTATCATCAAGACTCCACCGGTAGCAGTTCAGTTGAAAGACGCTGCTAAATTAAAAAGTGGATCTGGCGAGCCTAACCGTAAGAAGGTTGCGGCTATTACTTGGGAACAAGTTGAGACAATCGCTAAAGATAAAATGCCTGATTTAAATGCATTTACTGTAGAGGCTGCTATGAGAATGGTAGCTGGTACAGCACGTAGTATGGGTATTACTGTATCCGGTAATGCTCCTTGGAACAATTAA
- the rplA gene encoding 50S ribosomal protein L1 yields the protein MARLTKNQKAALSKIEAGKAYSLKEASALVKEISLTKFDASVDIDVRLGVDPRKANQMVRGIATLPHGTGKTVRVLVLCTPDKEEEAKAAGADYVGLDDYISKIEGGWTDVDIIITMPSVMAKVGKLGRILGPRNLMPNPKTGTVTTEVGKAVTDVKGGKIDFKVDKTGIIHTSIGKASFDADKIYDNALEVLQTLARLKPSAAKGTYFKSIHISSTMSPGIHIETKSVAGI from the coding sequence GTGGCTAGATTAACAAAAAATCAAAAAGCGGCACTATCCAAAATTGAAGCTGGTAAAGCATACTCTTTAAAAGAAGCTTCGGCTTTAGTTAAAGAAATCTCATTGACCAAATTTGATGCTTCTGTGGATATCGACGTTCGTTTGGGCGTAGATCCTCGTAAAGCAAATCAAATGGTGCGTGGTATTGCAACATTACCTCACGGTACTGGTAAAACTGTTCGCGTTTTAGTTTTGTGTACTCCTGATAAGGAAGAAGAAGCTAAAGCGGCAGGTGCAGACTACGTAGGTTTAGATGATTACATCAGCAAAATTGAAGGTGGTTGGACTGACGTTGATATCATTATTACTATGCCTAGTGTTATGGCTAAAGTTGGTAAATTGGGTCGTATTTTAGGTCCAAGAAACTTGATGCCTAACCCTAAAACTGGTACAGTTACAACAGAAGTTGGTAAAGCTGTAACAGATGTAAAAGGTGGTAAGATCGATTTCAAAGTTGACAAAACCGGTATCATCCATACTTCTATTGGTAAAGCGTCGTTCGATGCAGATAAAATATATGATAACGCATTAGAGGTATTACAAACTCTAGCACGTTTGAAACCATCTGCAGCTAAAGGAACTTACTTTAAAAGTATTCACATTTCCTCAACTATGAGTCCTGGTATTCATATTGAGACTAAATCAGTAGCAGGTATTTAA
- a CDS encoding DUF5675 family protein: MIITIKREKRSEHATLSKVYVDGKYFCLALEDSVRDEKIPGSTAIPAGQYNVQLRKAGGMHARYSRLYPGLHRGMAQMMQVPNFEYVYIHIGNYFSDTAGCVLVGDYWKMKDGDYAVYGSTRTYLQLYVLMCKAWDNGEKVTVEIVSGPTFEEQCLS, from the coding sequence ATGATTATCACCATTAAAAGGGAGAAGCGTAGCGAGCATGCTACGCTCTCCAAAGTCTACGTCGATGGGAAGTATTTCTGTCTCGCGCTAGAAGATTCGGTACGTGACGAAAAGATACCGGGGAGTACGGCCATACCTGCCGGACAATATAACGTGCAACTACGCAAAGCAGGTGGTATGCATGCAAGGTACTCTCGCCTTTATCCGGGGCTTCATCGCGGTATGGCCCAAATGATGCAGGTGCCAAATTTTGAATACGTCTATATCCATATCGGTAACTATTTCAGTGATACCGCCGGATGTGTGCTGGTGGGGGATTACTGGAAAATGAAGGATGGGGATTATGCGGTGTATGGATCGACCAGGACGTATCTGCAGCTCTATGTGCTTATGTGCAAGGCTTGGGATAATGGCGAAAAAGTAACTGTGGAGATTGTCTCGGGGCCGACGTTTGAAGAACAGTGTTTATCGTAA
- the rplJ gene encoding 50S ribosomal protein L10, whose protein sequence is MRKEEKQEIVQALAEQIKSYGNFYIADTAELSVEKVNNIRRKCFEQGIEIKAVKNTLIKKALIEAGVEEEDIFGTLKGASTMMFSEVANAPAKLIKELRKTGEKPLLKAAFIEATAFVGDNQLTALVNLKSKNELIADVIAALQSPAKNVISALQSGGNTVAGLVKALEERG, encoded by the coding sequence ATGAGAAAAGAAGAAAAACAAGAAATTGTTCAAGCTTTGGCCGAACAGATTAAATCTTACGGTAACTTCTATATTGCCGATACTGCTGAGTTGTCAGTTGAAAAAGTGAATAACATTCGTCGTAAATGTTTTGAGCAAGGTATCGAAATTAAAGCTGTTAAAAACACTTTAATTAAGAAAGCATTGATCGAAGCTGGTGTTGAAGAAGAAGATATTTTTGGAACGCTTAAAGGTGCGTCTACAATGATGTTTTCAGAAGTCGCTAATGCACCTGCTAAATTGATCAAAGAATTGCGCAAGACAGGTGAGAAACCGTTGTTAAAGGCGGCTTTCATTGAGGCAACAGCATTCGTAGGAGATAATCAATTAACTGCATTAGTTAATCTTAAATCTAAAAACGAACTTATTGCTGACGTTATCGCGGCATTGCAGTCACCTGCGAAAAATGTTATTTCGGCTCTTCAATCAGGAGGAAATACTGTTGCAGGTTTAGTAAAAGCTTTAGAAGAAAGAGGTTAA
- the rplL gene encoding 50S ribosomal protein L7/L12 has translation MADLKQLAEQLVNLTVKEVKELADILKDEYGIEPAAAAVAVAAAPAEGGAAAAEEKTSFDVILKEAGGQKLAVVKLVKDLAGLGLKEAKDLVDGAPKELKAGVSKDEAEALKKQLEEAGAVVEIK, from the coding sequence ATGGCAGATTTAAAACAACTTGCTGAACAGTTAGTTAACTTAACAGTAAAAGAAGTTAAAGAATTAGCTGATATCTTAAAAGACGAGTATGGCATCGAGCCTGCTGCTGCTGCTGTTGCTGTAGCTGCTGCTCCAGCTGAAGGTGGTGCTGCTGCTGCAGAAGAGAAAACTTCATTTGACGTTATCTTGAAAGAAGCTGGTGGTCAAAAATTAGCTGTAGTTAAATTGGTTAAAGATTTAGCTGGATTAGGCTTGAAAGAAGCTAAAGATTTAGTTGACGGAGCACCTAAAGAATTGAAAGCTGGTGTATCTAAAGACGAAGCAGAAGCTTTGAAAAAACAATTAGAAGAAGCTGGTGCTGTTGTTGAGATTAAATAA